The window GCGCGGGTCGGCGCCATGTGCGAGGAGTTCCCGCACGATCTCCGTGTGTGTGTGGCCACCGTCTCCGAGAATTACGGCTTCCAGCAGCGCCGTCCAGCCCAGGTTGTTCACGTGATTGACGTCGATCTGCGTGGTGTTCAGGAGTTCTCGCACGTACGCAAGGTGGCCGCGATCGGCGGCGGGGATCAGGGCGGTGCCTCCGAACCGGTTGGTGCGCGTCAGATCCGGGTGTGACCGGAGAACCTCGCGCAGCATGGCGACGCTGCCCGTCTCGCCGGTCACGAGCAACGCGTTGTTGCGCTGCGTGTCCTGCCGGTCCGGATCGGCTCCGGCCGCGATCAGGGCGTGGGCGGCCGCCACGTGATCCCCCAGCGCGGCCCAGGTCAGCGCCGTGCGGCCGGTGGCGTCGGCTGCGTTTACGTCCGCGCCGGCCCGTAACAGCGCCGTGACCTGCGCGGCTCGGCCGGTTCGGGCGGCCTCCAGCAACCGGGTGCTCAGGGTGGTCTGGGTCGTCATGATCGCTCCGGCTGCGCCGCCAGCGGTCGCAGGCGCAGGCACAGCGAGGATCGCCATCAGTCCCAGCAGCAGGCTCGGGCGCAGCATGTGGTTATCATGCACGGCTCGGCGCCCACCTGGGCTGCACGGGTCGGAGACCGGGCATCATGGAGGCGTGAGCGCCCTCCGACCCCGGATTCACTTCACTGCCCGTCAGCACTGGCTCAACGACCCGAACGGTCTGGTGTACGCGGGTGGCCGGTATCACCTGTATTACCAGTTCAATCCCCGCGCGAACGACCACGGGTATATGAGCTGGGGCCACGCGACCAGCCCGGATCTGTTGACCTGGACGGAGCACGACGTGGCCCTGCCGTGGCGGGAAGGGCACGACGTGTATTCCGGGAGCGCGGTCGTGGACTGGCAGGGCACCAGCGGCCTGGGCCAGCCGGGCGATCCGCACCCGCCCGTGGTCGCCATGTACACGGGGGCCGGGGATCATCACCAGGCGCAGTACCTCGCGGTCAGCCGCGATGGGGGGACGACCTGGGCCTTCGCCACCCCCGAGCCTGTGCTGGACGAGGGCAAGCAGGATTTCCGCGATCCGAAGACCTTCTGGCATGCGCCGAGCGCGCAGTGGATCAGCGTGGTCGTGCACCCTGTCGAGCGGCAGATCGGCGTCTACGGATCGCCAGACCTGCACGGGTGGCAGACGCTCAGCACCTTCGGCCCGGCGGGCGGCGTGGACGGCATCTGGGAGGTGCCGGATCTGTTTCCACTCATGGATCAGACCGGGCGCGAGCGCTGGGTGATGAAGGTGGACGTGTTCGCGGGCGCCCCGCAGGGCGGCACGGGCGCGCAGTACTGGGTGGGCGACTTCGACGGCCGGGCGTTCACGCCCACCCAGCAGGCCCGCTGGGCGGACTGGGGCAAGGACTTCTACGCGGCGGTTACGTACAGCGACCTGCCGCAGTCGGGGCGATGCGTGTGGCTCGCGTGGATGAACTCCTGGGACTACGCCACCCAGCTGCCCACCCACCCGTGGCGCGGCGCGATGACCCTCCCGCGCGACCTGGGGCTGGTGCCGGACGGGTCGGGCTGGGCGCTCACGCAGACGCCCGTGCAGGAACTGGACGCCCTGCGTGGCGAGTCCACCGCCCTTCACGGCCACGGGCAGGAGGTCGAGGTCACGCCCGGCCAGCCCCTCGACCTGACCCTGAGCGTGCCCTTCGGCTCCAGCCTCACACTGACCTTCACCTCTGCACAGGGCATGGAGGCCCGTCTGGGCGTGGACGGCGGGCAGCTCACCCTGACCCGGCCCGGCCCGGCCGGTGTGGCCGGGTTCGCGGGCACGCACACGGTGCCGCTGCCCACGCACTCCAGCGACCTCGATCTGCGCGTCATCCTCGACGCCTGCTCCATCGAGGTGTTTGCGTACGGCGGGCAGATCAGCGTGACCGATCTGCTCCTGCCGGGCAGCCCCATCCATCGGCTCACGCTGGACGGTGCTGTCACGGGCGAGGTGTGGACGCTGCGGCCTGTCATGCCGGACTGGAATGATTCCGCCGCCGGTGAGTCCGCCGAGGATCAGACCGTCGGCAGGTAGTTCAGCAGATCCAGGAACGGTGGAGTCACGCCCTGCTGCCGCAGCAGCACGCTGATCTGCGCGGTATGCCTCATCTCGTGCACCATGACGTGCCACAGCAGCCCGTGCACCGTGAAGCGCTCCTCGCCCCTGGAGCCGGGCACAGTGACCAGCCGCGCTTCCTCCTCCGGGGTCAGGGTGACGAGGTAGTCCAGGGTGCTCGCCTCGACCTGCCGCCAGTAGTCCAGCAGGGTGGCCAGCGGGAAGGCCGCGTAGTGTGGGCCGTCCTTCGCATCCACCAGGGCGGGCACGTTCTCCCACACGGGCGTGTCCCGGAGGATGTCCTCGTGCAGCCAGGAATCCTCGACCATGGGAATGTGCAGCACCAGATCCTTGATGCTGTGAAAGCGCTGGCCCGGCAGCACTGGCCGGGCCAGCACCTCGTCGGGCGTCGCTTCCAGCGTGGCCCACAGGTCACGGCGGGCGCGACGCAAATAGTCGTAGGTATCCTGAGCCTTCAAGGTTGCCCTGCATGCGGCTGGTGTGGGGGGACGTTCACGGCAGCACCAGGCGAGGTTCCGGGGCCGGCCCGCTGGAGCGGCGCTGCACGTCACGCAACACCTGTTCCGGGTCGGCGTGAATGCCGTGTCGACGGAACGACGTCACGAGGCTCTGCACGTCACGGGCGAGCAGGTCACGAAAGTTCGGGTTCTGCCGGGTCACGAGTTGTGGGACGTCGATGATGCTCACTGTGTTCTCCCACCACAGCAGGTTGTAGGTGCTGTAGTCGCCGTGCACGTACCCGAGTTTCAGCAGCTGGCTCAGGCCGGTAATGCTCTGCTCCCAGGCGCTGGCGGCCTGCTGCGGGGTGAGGGCGGCGTCGCTCAGCCGGGGGGCGACCTCGTCCTCGGTGCCGATCAGGCGCATCAGGACGGCGGGAACGGTCTCGGCGTAGTCGTCGGGGCGGGGGCCGGCCAGCGGTTCGGGGACGTTCAGGCCCGCGCGCCACAGCTCCCACAGGTGCGCGTACTCGGCCATGACCCAGCCCTGCTGGAGCATCTGCAGGCCGGTGCGGCTGCGGGCCTGCATGGCGCGTTTGGCGCGCTGGTCGAGGATGACCTCTCCTTCGCGGTACACCGCGTCGTTCTTGAAACTGCGGGCGTCCAGGTCGCGGTAGATCTTGAGCAGGGCGGTGCCGTGCGGACTCCGGGCGACGTAGGCGGTGGCTTCCTTGCCGCTCTTGAGTTCCGCGACGACCTCGCTGATCAGGCCCCGGCCGACGAGGCGGCGGACGATCTCGTCGGCGATGTCTTCCTCGTTCGGCGCGCCGAGGTCGTCGATCCTGCGGCGGCCCTGGGGGCGGTCGCGTTTGCGGCGAATACGTTGCTCGCCCAGCTCGTCATCGAGCCAGCGCGCACTCATGGGCGCCCCGGTCGTTCAGGGCGTGGTGGTGTTCCGGAAGGCCGGCGCGGCCTGTGAACTTGAATCGGCAAAATCACTCCAGTGTGTGGGGAGAGAACCTCGGGTCGTGGTCGTCCGGGGGTTGCGTTCGAAGTTGGTCATAGGCGGCACCTCCTTTTCGGTGATGGAGCCAGCGTAGCAGGCGGACAAGGATCTGACGACCTAGGCCATCACGCTTACCAGCGTTCCTGAGGGGAAGCCGGAGGCCATCGTCACGCGTTCACCGGGGTGTTCCTGTTTGTTACCACCTGTTACTCCGTGTATGTGGGGAATATGAAATTATCGGGCATCCCTGAACACGTCACGTCTTGATCTAAAGTCATTTCCAATGCCCTGGGGGCCGAACCACATGCAGACCAGCCTCAACTCCGGTATTCTCCCTGGCCCCCTCACCATCGGCCTGCACAAGGACGTCTGTGCCGTCCGCTGGCAGGGCCAGCCGGTGGCCCTCTCCCACAAATGGGTCGTGTTCTACAGCCTCCTCGCCGTCCACAGCGACCGTCACGTCAGTACCGACGAGATCTGCGACCACCACCCCTGGAGCCGCCTGAGCCCCCACATCGCCGGGCGCGACATGTGGCGCTTCACGAACACCCAGGAGGAACGCTTCTTCGGCCGCCGAATCACCCACAGCCCCGCCCGACAGGCCAGCAAACTCTTCACCCTCAACCTCGACCCGCACCGGCAACTGCACTTCGACCCCAGCCGGCCGGTCATCGCCGACCACCTGCGCATCCTGCGTGCCCAGCGCAACGCCATCAGCATGGAACTCAGCGAATGCACCCTGCTGCTGTACGCCGGCCTGGTCGACCAGGCCCAGAGCCGCCTGCTGGAACTGCGCGCCCGCACGCTCGACATCAATGAGCGGGCCCACACCGAAACGCTGATCACAATGTGCCTCGACGAACAGCAGGGCCGGGACGGCACGGTCGTCCAGGTGCCCACCCTGCACGGCCTGCTGCAACAGCCCGGCCTGAACCGACTGAACCGCGCCCGCATCCTCATCCGCCTGGCCCGCCACTCGACCCTCAGCAGCGACTACGCCGCGGCCAAACCCCACTTCGACGACCTGCGCAACCTGCTCGTCCCCGAGGACGGCGTGGAATTCTGCCAGTACCACATCAATTACGGGCTGTTCCTGCGCCGCACCGGAAAACTCGAACAGGCCATCCACCACCAGCGCGTCGCCCACGAAGCCGCGCAGACGGCACAGTGGTGGTACGGCGTGTACGCCGCCCGCAGCAACCTCGCGCTGATGTACCTGAACATTGCCGACGGCAGCCCCCCCATGTCCCGCCGCGCCAACCTGGAACGCGCCCTCGACTGGGCCATGCGCGCCAGCACCACCGCCACCCTCACCCGCCAGCCCGTGTCCCAGGCGGTCTCGGCCGTGCTGGTCCTCCGCGCCTTCCGCCTGCTCGGCCACTACGACCAGGCCCGGCACTGGTTGACGGTCGCGCAGCAATACCCCAACCTGCCGGATCAGGCCAGTCACCTGGCCGTGACCTTCGACGAGCTGGCCCTCATCGAGGACGGCTGCGGCAACCACTTCCTGGCCGACGTCGCCCGCGAACAGGCCGCCACCCTGCGCCGCCACTGACCCCCTGACCGGGTCACACAGTGGTCACGAACCGGTCACTGTGCCCTGACGACCATGCCCTCACCTCCGGATGCGGGCGGGCCTCACTCCCTCCGCCCGCCTGTTCTGGGGGCCTGGAGGGACACCATGAACGCACGCACCGCCCCCGACCGCACCACAACTCCGCTGGCCCTGCTCACGCTCACCCTGGTGCTCGCCTCGTGTGGAGGCGGCAGCACGCCACCCGGCACCCCAGTCACCACGCTGGCCGACAGCGGCGCCGGGAGCCTGCGCGAAGCCATTGCTGCGGCTGCTCCCGGCGCCACCCTGCGCCTCACGCAAGCCGGCACCCTGACCCTGGACAGTCCCCTGGTCGCCGACAAGAACGTGACCATCATCGCTACGGGCGTCACCATCGACGCCGCCGGCAAGGGCCGCGCACTGGAGGTCACCCAGGACGCCGCCGTGACCGTCAGGGGCGGCACGTTGAAAGGGGGCGTGGGCGCGGTGCTCCCAGCCAGCCTGAACGCCGCCAGCGTGGGCGAACGCTTCATGCCAGCCCAGATGCATGTCCGCCACACCGACCGCGCCACTCGCATCAGTGCGCAGGCGGCCACGCCCACCGTCGGCGGCGTGCTGATCAACCACGGTGTCCTCACCCTGGATGGCGTGACCGTCACGGGCGGCAAGGCGAACCTCGGCGGCGGGATCTACAACGACGCCGGAGCCACCCTGACCCTGAAGGGCACCACCAACGTCACGGGAAACACGGCCGACCTGATCGACCCGAACGACGACACTATCAGCCAGGGCCTCGGCGGCGGGATCTTCACCAAGGGCACGATGACCATGGCGGGCGGGAACGTCAGCGGCAACAGCGCCACCTACTCCGGCGGCGGTATTCGGGGCGGCGTGGGCAGCAGCATCACGATCAGTGGCGGCAGAGTCGATGGTAACACCTGCACCCTCCCGTTCACCGGCACGACCAGCGCCGACGCCAGCGGCTGTGGGGGCGGCGGCATCTTCACCACGGGTGACCTGGGAATCACGGGCGGCAGCGTGTCGAACAACACCGCCTCGTACTACGGAGGGGGTGTGGCCATTGCAGGCACCTGCACCGATGCCGAGTGCGCCACCGTCTATTTTCCGACATTCATCCTGTCCGGCGGCAGCGTGGAAGGGAACACCACCACGGGCACCGCAGACAATGGCGGCGGTGGTCTGTGGCTGTACGCCAAGTCCACCATCAGCGGCGGCACGATCTACGGCAACAGCAGCATGTACGGCGGCGGCATCGATACGTGGCACGACCTGA of the Deinococcus sp. KSM4-11 genome contains:
- a CDS encoding glycoside hydrolase family 32 protein, which translates into the protein MSALRPRIHFTARQHWLNDPNGLVYAGGRYHLYYQFNPRANDHGYMSWGHATSPDLLTWTEHDVALPWREGHDVYSGSAVVDWQGTSGLGQPGDPHPPVVAMYTGAGDHHQAQYLAVSRDGGTTWAFATPEPVLDEGKQDFRDPKTFWHAPSAQWISVVVHPVERQIGVYGSPDLHGWQTLSTFGPAGGVDGIWEVPDLFPLMDQTGRERWVMKVDVFAGAPQGGTGAQYWVGDFDGRAFTPTQQARWADWGKDFYAAVTYSDLPQSGRCVWLAWMNSWDYATQLPTHPWRGAMTLPRDLGLVPDGSGWALTQTPVQELDALRGESTALHGHGQEVEVTPGQPLDLTLSVPFGSSLTLTFTSAQGMEARLGVDGGQLTLTRPGPAGVAGFAGTHTVPLPTHSSDLDLRVILDACSIEVFAYGGQISVTDLLLPGSPIHRLTLDGAVTGEVWTLRPVMPDWNDSAAGESAEDQTVGR
- a CDS encoding RIO1 family regulatory kinase/ATPase, with the protein product MSARWLDDELGEQRIRRKRDRPQGRRRIDDLGAPNEEDIADEIVRRLVGRGLISEVVAELKSGKEATAYVARSPHGTALLKIYRDLDARSFKNDAVYREGEVILDQRAKRAMQARSRTGLQMLQQGWVMAEYAHLWELWRAGLNVPEPLAGPRPDDYAETVPAVLMRLIGTEDEVAPRLSDAALTPQQAASAWEQSITGLSQLLKLGYVHGDYSTYNLLWWENTVSIIDVPQLVTRQNPNFRDLLARDVQSLVTSFRRHGIHADPEQVLRDVQRRSSGPAPEPRLVLP
- a CDS encoding ankyrin repeat domain-containing protein, whose protein sequence is MLRPSLLLGLMAILAVPAPATAGGAAGAIMTTQTTLSTRLLEAARTGRAAQVTALLRAGADVNAADATGRTALTWAALGDHVAAAHALIAAGADPDRQDTQRNNALLVTGETGSVAMLREVLRSHPDLTRTNRFGGTALIPAADRGHLAYVRELLNTTQIDVNHVNNLGWTALLEAVILGDGGHTHTEIVRELLAHGADPRLADRDGVTALEHARQRGYTGMVTLLQRTN
- a CDS encoding DinB family protein, which translates into the protein MKAQDTYDYLRRARRDLWATLEATPDEVLARPVLPGQRFHSIKDLVLHIPMVEDSWLHEDILRDTPVWENVPALVDAKDGPHYAAFPLATLLDYWRQVEASTLDYLVTLTPEEEARLVTVPGSRGEERFTVHGLLWHVMVHEMRHTAQISVLLRQQGVTPPFLDLLNYLPTV